A stretch of Kaistella flava (ex Peng et al. 2021) DNA encodes these proteins:
- the mraY gene encoding phospho-N-acetylmuramoyl-pentapeptide-transferase, with protein MLYYLFEYLNSHGIHVPGMGMFKFISFRAGMAVLLSLLIALVFGKKIINYLRNKQMGELVRDLGLEGQKQKEGTPTMGGLIIIMATLIPVLLFTRVLNVYIVLLIVSVVWMGAIGFIDDYLKKIKKNKDGLSGKFKVIGQVGLGLIVGVTMYFHPDITVKRKYADAKEINRNNVEANFMKTEKSTVSTVPFVKNNEFDYSGILFWMTPEKAHEWAWIVFIPIVIFIVTAVSNGANIADGIDGLAAGTSVVILLTLSLFAYLSGNIIFADYLNIMFLPNMGETTIFALALVGAVIGFFWYNTYPAQVFMGDTGSLMLGGVIAVLAIILRKELLIPVLCGIFLIENLSVVLQVGVFKYRKRKYGLEYAQNNRLFKMSPLHHHYQKEGYHESKIVNRMIIIGVLFAIICLITLKVR; from the coding sequence ATGTTATATTACCTTTTCGAATATTTGAACAGCCACGGAATTCACGTTCCTGGTATGGGTATGTTTAAATTCATCTCTTTCCGTGCAGGAATGGCCGTATTGCTCTCCCTTCTAATTGCTTTGGTTTTTGGTAAAAAGATCATCAACTATCTGCGAAATAAACAGATGGGCGAATTGGTGCGCGATTTAGGTTTAGAAGGTCAAAAGCAAAAAGAAGGAACGCCTACAATGGGTGGTTTAATTATCATTATGGCCACTTTAATTCCGGTTTTACTTTTCACCAGAGTTCTGAACGTGTATATTGTTTTACTAATTGTATCTGTAGTTTGGATGGGTGCGATAGGATTCATCGACGATTATTTAAAGAAAATCAAAAAAAACAAAGACGGTCTTAGCGGGAAATTCAAAGTAATTGGACAAGTTGGTTTAGGATTAATTGTTGGAGTTACCATGTATTTTCATCCAGACATTACGGTAAAAAGAAAGTATGCCGACGCCAAAGAAATTAACCGAAATAACGTAGAAGCGAACTTTATGAAAACGGAGAAATCTACAGTTTCCACCGTTCCATTTGTAAAAAATAACGAATTTGATTACAGCGGTATTCTATTTTGGATGACTCCAGAAAAAGCGCATGAATGGGCTTGGATTGTTTTTATTCCAATTGTAATTTTCATCGTTACTGCAGTTTCCAATGGAGCCAATATTGCCGATGGAATCGATGGTCTTGCCGCGGGAACGAGTGTCGTCATTCTGTTAACGTTATCACTCTTTGCCTACCTTTCGGGGAATATAATTTTCGCCGATTATCTCAATATTATGTTCCTGCCAAATATGGGAGAAACCACCATTTTCGCCCTCGCTTTAGTTGGTGCGGTAATCGGGTTCTTCTGGTACAATACTTATCCTGCTCAAGTATTCATGGGCGATACAGGAAGTTTAATGTTAGGTGGAGTAATCGCAGTTCTAGCAATTATCCTTAGAAAAGAATTATTAATTCCTGTACTCTGTGGAATTTTCCTAATAGAAAATCTTTCCGTAGTACTACAAGTAGGAGTTTTTAAATATAGAAAAAGAAAATACGGATTGGAGTATGCTCAGAACAACAGACTGTTCAAAATGTCTCCTCTTCATCACCATTATCAGAAAGAAGGATATCACGAAAGCAAAATCGTCAACCGAATGATCATTATCGGGGTTTTGTTTGCCATTATTTGTTTAATTACTTTAAAAGTCAGATAA
- the murD gene encoding UDP-N-acetylmuramoyl-L-alanine--D-glutamate ligase, with protein sequence MKIVVLGGGESGVGAAYLAKKKGMNVFLSDKGAIKDEYKKQLIDAEIEFEEGQHDEARILEADWVIKSPGIPKKADIIYKINKKGIRLSSEIEFAAEFTQAKIIAITGSNGKTTTTSLIYHILKNDHLKVGLAGNIGKSFARQVADEDFDYYVLEVSSFQLDDIQNFRPFISLLLNLSQDHLDQYNYNYEDYALAKFRIAENQENDNFFIYNKDDEMSMNLLEKLAIRAKKIPFSTKEKLGEGGFINNDKITVKIEDEFSMKIAELSLVGNHNIANSLAASIASKILKISNESIRNSLMTFQAVEHRLEQVAQIHGVTFINDSKATNVNATYFALESMNQPTIWIVGGVDKGNDYTEIENLVKRKVKAIVCLGLDNQKIIDFFKDKKDAIYSTSSMIEAVRVSKSLAEEGNTVLLSPCCASFDLFDNYEDRGHQFKNQVLKKAID encoded by the coding sequence ATGAAAATAGTTGTTTTAGGTGGCGGAGAAAGTGGCGTTGGTGCTGCATATTTGGCGAAGAAGAAAGGCATGAATGTTTTTCTTTCGGATAAAGGCGCGATAAAAGACGAGTATAAAAAACAGTTGATTGATGCTGAAATTGAGTTCGAAGAAGGTCAACATGACGAAGCTAGAATTCTTGAAGCTGACTGGGTGATAAAATCTCCTGGCATTCCAAAGAAAGCGGATATCATTTATAAGATTAATAAAAAGGGAATTCGTCTTTCTTCAGAAATTGAATTTGCGGCGGAATTTACCCAAGCGAAAATTATAGCAATTACCGGAAGTAACGGAAAAACCACTACGACTTCTTTGATCTATCATATTTTAAAGAATGATCATCTGAAAGTTGGTTTAGCGGGTAACATCGGAAAAAGTTTTGCGAGACAAGTAGCCGACGAAGATTTCGATTATTATGTTTTGGAAGTAAGTTCTTTCCAATTAGATGATATTCAAAATTTCCGACCGTTTATTTCCTTGTTATTGAACTTGAGTCAGGATCATCTTGACCAGTACAATTACAATTACGAAGATTATGCTTTGGCAAAATTCAGAATTGCAGAAAATCAGGAGAACGATAATTTCTTCATCTATAATAAAGATGATGAAATGAGTATGAATCTGTTGGAAAAATTAGCCATCAGAGCGAAAAAAATTCCTTTTTCTACCAAAGAGAAATTAGGAGAAGGTGGTTTTATTAACAATGATAAAATCACAGTAAAAATCGAAGATGAGTTTTCAATGAAAATTGCAGAGCTCTCTCTAGTTGGAAATCATAATATCGCCAACAGTTTAGCCGCTTCAATTGCCAGTAAAATATTAAAGATTAGCAATGAAAGTATTCGTAATTCATTGATGACATTTCAGGCAGTTGAACACCGTCTAGAGCAAGTTGCACAAATTCATGGAGTCACTTTTATTAATGACAGCAAAGCGACAAATGTAAATGCAACTTACTTCGCTTTAGAAAGTATGAACCAACCAACCATTTGGATTGTAGGTGGTGTTGACAAAGGAAATGACTATACCGAAATAGAAAATTTAGTTAAAAGAAAAGTAAAAGCGATTGTTTGTTTAGGACTTGATAATCAAAAAATTATCGACTTCTTTAAAGATAAAAAAGATGCGATCTACAGCACATCAAGTATGATAGAAGCCGTAAGAGTTTCGAAATCTTTGGCAGAGGAAGGCAATACGGTTTTGCTTTCGCCATGTTGTGCAAGTTTCGATTTATTCGATAATTATGAAGACCGCGGACATCAATTTAAAAATCAAGTATTAAAAAAAGCAATCGACTAA
- a CDS encoding UDP-N-acetylmuramoyl-L-alanyl-D-glutamate--2,6-diaminopimelate ligase: MKLEEVLHRIPVLEIIGNKDRDISELIFDSRKAVENAMYMAIKGTVSDGHDFIDSSIEKGATVIVCENLPTEIKEEITYVKVKDAAITLGHLASNFYGNPSSKLNLIGITGTNGKTSTTTLLFDIFKILGFKSALISTVEYRIGEEIIPSTHTTPDIIRLNQILAKAVEEGCEYAFMEVSSHGIHQHRTEGLQFKIAGFTNITHDHLDYHKTFEEYLKTKKKFFDELSSDAIAITNVDDKNGNVMLQNTKAKKKTYALKTMADFHGKITEIDFNGMLLNFNGKEFWTTLTGKFNAYNLLLAYAVAIECGFHEDDILPAISQLKRVTGRFETLKSDGGIFFVVDYAHTPDALENVLDSINEIRTKNERLITVFGCGGDRDHTKRPEMGKIATRKSTLAIITSDNPRTEDPAEIIKEIEAGVEPQNFSKYTSIPDRREAIKMAIKFAEPKDIVVVAGKGHETYQEINGVKNHFDDKETIIELARLMSK; encoded by the coding sequence ATGAAATTAGAAGAAGTATTACACAGAATCCCAGTCCTGGAAATCATCGGAAATAAAGACCGAGATATTTCAGAATTAATTTTCGACAGCCGAAAAGCAGTTGAGAATGCCATGTATATGGCAATTAAAGGAACTGTTTCTGATGGTCATGATTTCATCGATTCTTCTATTGAAAAGGGAGCAACCGTAATTGTTTGCGAGAATCTTCCAACTGAAATTAAAGAGGAAATTACTTATGTTAAAGTAAAAGATGCCGCCATAACTTTGGGACATCTTGCTTCTAATTTTTATGGAAACCCTTCTTCGAAACTGAACCTCATCGGAATTACCGGAACAAACGGTAAGACTTCTACCACTACTCTTCTGTTTGACATTTTTAAAATATTAGGTTTTAAATCTGCTTTAATTTCCACCGTAGAATATAGAATTGGTGAGGAGATTATTCCTTCAACACATACGACTCCGGATATTATTCGTTTGAATCAAATTTTAGCTAAAGCCGTAGAAGAAGGTTGCGAATATGCGTTCATGGAAGTTTCATCTCACGGAATTCATCAGCACAGAACAGAAGGTTTGCAATTTAAAATCGCAGGATTTACCAATATTACGCACGATCATTTAGATTATCATAAAACCTTTGAAGAATATCTTAAAACCAAAAAGAAATTCTTTGATGAGTTAAGTTCAGATGCAATTGCCATTACCAATGTTGATGACAAAAACGGAAACGTAATGTTGCAAAATACCAAAGCGAAAAAGAAAACTTACGCTTTGAAAACGATGGCTGATTTCCATGGTAAAATCACAGAAATTGATTTTAATGGAATGCTTTTAAACTTTAATGGAAAAGAATTCTGGACGACTTTGACCGGAAAATTCAACGCTTACAATTTGCTTCTTGCTTATGCAGTGGCGATTGAATGTGGTTTTCATGAAGATGATATTTTACCAGCCATTTCACAATTAAAAAGAGTGACAGGAAGATTTGAAACTTTAAAATCTGACGGCGGAATTTTCTTCGTTGTCGATTATGCGCATACTCCAGATGCATTAGAAAATGTATTGGATTCTATAAATGAAATCCGTACTAAAAACGAAAGATTGATCACAGTATTTGGTTGTGGCGGAGACAGAGATCATACGAAACGTCCTGAAATGGGAAAGATCGCGACTCGAAAATCTACGTTAGCCATTATCACTTCTGATAATCCAAGAACGGAAGATCCGGCAGAAATCATTAAAGAAATTGAAGCCGGTGTAGAGCCTCAAAACTTCAGCAAATACACTTCAATTCCTGACCGAAGAGAAGCGATTAAAATGGCAATTAAATTTGCAGAACCGAAGGATATTGTCGTAGTAGCCGGCAAAGGACACGAAACTTATCAGGAAATCAATGGCGTTAAAAACCATTTTGATGATAAGGAAACCATTATTGAGTTAGCGAGACTTATGTCGAAATAA